AGATGTAGACTCGTAACGAAATGATCTATCATCGCTTACGAGAACCTCTATTATTACGTAggtaattttgagaaattttataaatacttgaaaaatatttaaaaagtattaCGTAAGTTTCGTTATTCGTACAAGAACGTTGATTTTTCTTACCAATGACGTATCGTTCTTTTTCGaggatttttttttttgaagagTAAAGGAAATTTATATACGacatacttaaaaaaaaaaatatatatatatattctttattattGTAGGATTACGATAAGCGCAAAACAACACTCTTAGCaagatgtaaaatttatttccattacatacaattgatttaaaaatactttatatataatttactttttttttttcactcagtgaattacaattttatgtaatCGCAAGTTTTAACAGAAAATTTATGTACAAAACTAATACATTAAACATGATTTTACGGTGTAAAATATTTGTCGTTGGATAAGTTTAAAACTTAACTACGTACATAGTGATCATACGGTTGTAATTCACCTGACGTTATACAATCAAAGACCCAAGTCTCTTTCAAACCTTCTCTACCGATTACGACTTTTGCTATTTGTGGATTTTCAGTGATACATCCACCCGCAGTTTTGACGAGATCTTTCAATACATCGCAAGGAGGCGTCGTATTGttttctatatgtatatatccgCAAGATGCGAATAATTCCGGAACATAAGAGGATCCGAATAGTTGTCTGTCTTTGCGATTTTCCTAGAAACCACGAcatacttaataatattttatcgaaaggtatcattaatttgaaattacgaGGTAATTACCAGCACCGCGTTCGAAAAGTGTTTCATTTCGTACTGTTGAGGATTCAACCATGCATCGTTTTCTAAAGACTTTAAAACCCATTCGAGGCCAACGATCCAACACCCACGTATAATCGCATGCAACAAATTGATGGTACGCACACCCGTGGTCACGACATGCGTGGTACGTTTGGTGACGTTCGTTTCGATTCTGGCAGAACCAAGAGCTTTAACGACGCTTCTGACCATGCTTTTGTCGCTGAAAAGTAATTTATAAAGTATCTACATGCAATGGTTATTtggtataaataaaattatcctTACTCGTTAGATAAACCGGTCGTAACGATACTTATCCTAAGCGTTCTTTTCTTCTTTGATTTATACCGTTTAGTAGCGGAGGAACCTTCGAAAGAGCGAAAATCGTTGGACGAATTTCTATTCGAACGTTGCGTATCTATCGGCGACTTATCAAGATTTTCTGTATTTTCTtgcaaattgtttaaaatttcctGATCAACGATCTTCTTAACAACGATTTTCTTACTAACAATTTTCTTAACATTTTTCCCTTTCTTCTTGTTACGAGTTTTCCCTTCATTTTGTTCGTTTTTAATAATCTTACCGTTACTCTTCCTATGGATAAGTTTTCTTCCGAACGGTAAGTATCGAGGAGGCGAATAATGTTTTTCTGCAGGAGAAAGCGATATTTGAGAATGTTCGTTGAGAGGCATCAGTCTCTTCTTGCATGGTTTTTTGACGACATTTTCAACATTCGAATCCTTCGTTGATTCGTCTTGATATCTAGAGGAACGCGATCGAGCATTTTGTTTCAATTGCGATCTCAACATAACGGAACGATACATAGGATAAGGAGTACCTTCAATACGACTTTGTTCGTTGGTACCGAGTTTTCTCTTCTCTTCGATATTTTCATGGTGAAAATAGTTGTCTGACCCTGTAACGTTGCTCGTACCATTTTTTGAGtctatcgatgatttatttCCATGAATATTTTCTTGCATCGTTCGCGAAATATTCAACGACGTATTCATTCGCAAAGAAGTACGCACGGTATTGGTACTGTCCCTTTCGTTATGTTCGTTATCCTTGGGTTTACTAACGGAGTCTACAGAAGTGTTTACATTCAACGAAGTTTTTTCCGTATTCGTGCTCTCAGTTTCATTGTCGGATACCAGACGTTGGAATTTCTCGTCGTTCCGTTCTTCAACCAGCGAAGTACCTTTCTTTACGCGTTTCAGGGACGATGTCGCTTTATCGCACAGTATGAATCCCTCACAAACGTTCGTTACTTCCATGGATGTTATACTCGGTTTCGTATGCATTTTCGAAACCGAAGATGAACTGTTTAGAACGGGAAACTGTGCATCCCCTTCTGCACATGATACGTCATTGTTCTCGTTTATCATCGTGGAACAAGCGATCGGTGTTGCCGTAAATGTATCTTCGTGTATGGAACTATTAGAAATAGATTCATCCTTAAATCTATTAAAATTATCAGTTGCACAAGTTCGCGTTCCACCGGACATAACCAACTTGTTCAATGTATTCAACGATACATTCTTATTATTTGGATATTCATCGGTTGGAACATGGTTATTAGTCGATTCCTTGGTAGAAACAAACAAACGTCTTTTCCTATACCTACCCTGTACTCCTCTATCGTTCAGTATATTGGACGTCTTAACAGACAATTCGCTTCGTTCGTGAAACATTTGTTTAGTCTTCATTAATATGGCAGTCCTTAACTGTTTGCAGGATTTATGTAACATC
This genomic interval from Megachile rotundata isolate GNS110a unplaced genomic scaffold, iyMegRotu1 scaffold0229, whole genome shotgun sequence contains the following:
- the MCPH1 gene encoding microcephalin isoform X3 produces the protein MLHKSCKQLRTAILMKTKQMFHERSELSVKTSNILNDRGVQGRYRKRRLFVSTKESTNNHVPTDEYPNNKNVSLNTLNKLVMSGGTRTCATDNFNRFKDESISNSSIHEDTFTATPIACSTMINENNDVSCAEGDAQFPVLNSSSSVSKMHTKPSITSMEVTNVCEGFILCDKATSSLKRVKKGTSLVEERNDEKFQRLVSDNETESTNTEKTSLNVNTSVDSVSKPKDNEHNERDSTNTVRTSLRMNTSLNISRTMQENIHGNKSSIDSKNGTSNVTGSDNYFHHENIEEKRKLGTNEQSRIEGTPYPMYRSVMLRSQLKQNARSRSSRYQDESTKDSNVENVVKKPCKKRLMPLNEHSQISLSPAEKHYSPPRYLPFGRKLIHRKSNGKIIKNEQNEGKTRNKKKGKNVKKIVSKKIVVKKIVDQEILNNLQENTENLDKSPIDTQRSNRNSSNDFRSFEGSSATKRYKSKKKRTLRISIVTTGLSNDDKSMVRSVVKALGSARIETNVTKRTTHVVTTGVRTINLLHAIIRGCWIVGLEWVLKSLENDAWLNPQQYEMKHFSNAVLENRKDRQLFGSSYVPELFASCGYIHIENNTTPPCDVLKDLVKTAGGCITENPQIAKVVIGREGLKETWVFDCITSGELQPYDHYVRS
- the MCPH1 gene encoding microcephalin isoform X1 — translated: MNTKRKITPLSDKSIGYRRSSLQVNLSCVSNLTDSGNESFNDSASANKAMYIGDLQINSNEMRSRLPLRNPSVLLERINRDDAMLHKSCKQLRTAILMKTKQMFHERSELSVKTSNILNDRGVQGRYRKRRLFVSTKESTNNHVPTDEYPNNKNVSLNTLNKLVMSGGTRTCATDNFNRFKDESISNSSIHEDTFTATPIACSTMINENNDVSCAEGDAQFPVLNSSSSVSKMHTKPSITSMEVTNVCEGFILCDKATSSLKRVKKGTSLVEERNDEKFQRLVSDNETESTNTEKTSLNVNTSVDSVSKPKDNEHNERDSTNTVRTSLRMNTSLNISRTMQENIHGNKSSIDSKNGTSNVTGSDNYFHHENIEEKRKLGTNEQSRIEGTPYPMYRSVMLRSQLKQNARSRSSRYQDESTKDSNVENVVKKPCKKRLMPLNEHSQISLSPAEKHYSPPRYLPFGRKLIHRKSNGKIIKNEQNEGKTRNKKKGKNVKKIVSKKIVVKKIVDQEILNNLQENTENLDKSPIDTQRSNRNSSNDFRSFEGSSATKRYKSKKKRTLRISIVTTGLSNDDKSMVRSVVKALGSARIETNVTKRTTHVVTTGVRTINLLHAIIRGCWIVGLEWVLKSLENDAWLNPQQYEMKHFSNAVLENRKDRQLFGSSYVPELFASCGYIHIENNTTPPCDVLKDLVKTAGGCITENPQIAKVVIGREGLKETWVFDCITSGELQPYDHYVRS
- the MCPH1 gene encoding microcephalin isoform X2, which translates into the protein MYILNRNPSVLLERINRDDAMLHKSCKQLRTAILMKTKQMFHERSELSVKTSNILNDRGVQGRYRKRRLFVSTKESTNNHVPTDEYPNNKNVSLNTLNKLVMSGGTRTCATDNFNRFKDESISNSSIHEDTFTATPIACSTMINENNDVSCAEGDAQFPVLNSSSSVSKMHTKPSITSMEVTNVCEGFILCDKATSSLKRVKKGTSLVEERNDEKFQRLVSDNETESTNTEKTSLNVNTSVDSVSKPKDNEHNERDSTNTVRTSLRMNTSLNISRTMQENIHGNKSSIDSKNGTSNVTGSDNYFHHENIEEKRKLGTNEQSRIEGTPYPMYRSVMLRSQLKQNARSRSSRYQDESTKDSNVENVVKKPCKKRLMPLNEHSQISLSPAEKHYSPPRYLPFGRKLIHRKSNGKIIKNEQNEGKTRNKKKGKNVKKIVSKKIVVKKIVDQEILNNLQENTENLDKSPIDTQRSNRNSSNDFRSFEGSSATKRYKSKKKRTLRISIVTTGLSNDDKSMVRSVVKALGSARIETNVTKRTTHVVTTGVRTINLLHAIIRGCWIVGLEWVLKSLENDAWLNPQQYEMKHFSNAVLENRKDRQLFGSSYVPELFASCGYIHIENNTTPPCDVLKDLVKTAGGCITENPQIAKVVIGREGLKETWVFDCITSGELQPYDHYVRS